In Thalassospira sp. ER-Se-21-Dark, one genomic interval encodes:
- a CDS encoding PAS domain-containing protein, whose product MSEKPSGIQPSGRERHFKPDELIVSKTDLKGHITYANEVFLRLSDYSEGEVLGKPHALIRHPDMPRSVFKLMWDRISSGHEIFAYVVNMASNGDHYWVYAHVTPTFDASHKVIGYHSNRRVPDPKVLSETIIPLYAELRKIEDSLPNRKDGMNAASEALSQKLSDMGMSYDEFIQSL is encoded by the coding sequence GTGAGTGAAAAGCCTTCAGGCATTCAGCCTTCTGGGCGGGAACGTCATTTCAAACCGGACGAGTTGATCGTCAGCAAGACGGATCTCAAAGGGCATATTACCTACGCCAATGAGGTGTTTTTGCGCCTTTCTGATTATTCGGAAGGTGAGGTTTTGGGGAAGCCGCATGCGCTGATCCGACATCCAGATATGCCGCGCAGCGTTTTCAAGCTTATGTGGGACCGGATTTCATCCGGTCACGAGATTTTTGCCTATGTCGTGAATATGGCCAGCAACGGGGATCATTATTGGGTCTATGCCCATGTGACGCCGACCTTTGATGCCAGTCACAAGGTGATTGGATACCATTCCAACCGCCGGGTGCCCGATCCAAAGGTTCTGAGCGAAACGATCATTCCTCTCTATGCGGAACTCCGCAAGATCGAGGACAGTCTGCCCAATCGCAAGGACGGCATGAATGCCGCATCCGAGGCCTTGTCACAGAAGCTTTCTGATATGGGCATGTCTTACGACGAGTTTATCCAAAGTCTCTAG
- a CDS encoding BMP family ABC transporter substrate-binding protein: MNASLVKRTLAAVAAVGALATGMGAAQAEDVKAGFVYVGPIGDHGWSYRHDIGRQAIEAELGDAASTTFVESVPEGADAERVITQLAQTGHNLIFTTSFGYMNPTEKVAKRFPNVKFEHATGFKRADNISTYAARFYEGRYVAGVIAGKMTKSNIVGYVGSFPIPEVVRGINSFMMGAWSVNPDVQVKIVWANTWYDPGKEGDAAKALIDQGADIMVQHTDSPAPLQVAENRGVLGFGQASDMIKFAPKAQLTAIVDNWDSYYVARAKAVADGTWESKDTWGGINTGMVEMAPYTNMPDDVKALAEETAAKIASGEFHPFTGPIYDQAGELRVAEGEVADDGMLLGMDWYIKGIDAELPK; encoded by the coding sequence ATGAATGCAAGCCTCGTGAAGCGCACACTTGCCGCCGTTGCGGCTGTTGGTGCCCTCGCAACCGGCATGGGTGCAGCCCAGGCCGAAGACGTTAAGGCCGGTTTTGTCTATGTCGGCCCGATTGGTGACCATGGCTGGTCTTACCGTCATGACATTGGCCGTCAGGCCATTGAAGCTGAACTTGGCGATGCTGCTTCGACCACGTTTGTCGAAAGCGTGCCGGAAGGTGCCGATGCTGAACGCGTGATCACTCAGCTGGCCCAGACTGGCCACAACCTGATCTTCACCACCTCGTTCGGTTATATGAACCCGACCGAAAAAGTTGCCAAGCGGTTCCCGAATGTGAAATTCGAACATGCAACCGGCTTCAAGCGTGCGGATAACATCTCGACCTATGCCGCACGTTTCTACGAAGGCCGTTATGTTGCTGGTGTGATCGCCGGTAAAATGACCAAGTCGAACATCGTTGGTTATGTCGGCTCTTTCCCGATCCCGGAAGTTGTCCGTGGTATCAACTCCTTCATGATGGGTGCATGGTCGGTTAACCCGGACGTGCAGGTCAAAATCGTTTGGGCCAACACCTGGTATGATCCGGGCAAGGAAGGCGATGCTGCCAAGGCGCTGATCGACCAGGGTGCAGACATCATGGTTCAGCACACCGACAGCCCGGCACCGCTTCAGGTTGCTGAAAACCGTGGCGTTCTTGGTTTCGGTCAGGCTTCCGACATGATCAAGTTCGCACCGAAGGCACAGCTGACCGCGATCGTTGATAATTGGGACAGCTACTATGTTGCCCGCGCCAAGGCCGTTGCCGATGGCACCTGGGAATCCAAAGACACCTGGGGTGGTATCAACACCGGCATGGTCGAAATGGCACCGTACACCAACATGCCTGATGACGTGAAAGCACTGGCAGAAGAAACTGCTGCCAAGATTGCTTCGGGTGAATTCCATCCGTTCACCGGCCCGATCTATGATCAGGCAGGCGAACTGCGCGTTGCAGAAGGCGAAGTTGCTGATGACGGCATGCTGCTTGGCATGGACTGGTACATCAAAGGCATCGATGCCGAACTGCCGAAATAA
- a CDS encoding ABC transporter permease produces the protein MEWIVPFTLTVITASTPLLLAASGELITEKSGVLNLGVEGMMLVGAITGFAVTASSGSAVLGILAAVVAGTLMSLIFAFLTLTLMANQVATGLALTIFGVGFSALVGSGFVGFAIDPLPALSIPGISAIPIIGPILFGQDFLVYLSIAAVIGIWWFLVKSRAGLILKAVGDSHHSAHAIGYSVIKIRYLATMFGGAMAGLGGAYLSLSYTPMWAENMTAGRGWIALALVVFATWRPGRLVAGAYMFGLISVMQLHAQGAGVHVPSQFMSMLPYLATVIVLVIISSDRAKIRLNAPACIGQAFRAAQ, from the coding sequence ATGGAATGGATTGTTCCCTTTACCCTGACAGTAATCACTGCTTCCACGCCGCTTTTGTTGGCAGCATCGGGTGAGCTGATTACCGAGAAATCCGGTGTGCTTAACCTTGGCGTCGAGGGCATGATGCTGGTTGGGGCGATTACCGGTTTTGCGGTGACCGCTTCCAGTGGGTCGGCTGTGCTCGGCATTCTGGCCGCTGTTGTGGCTGGCACATTGATGTCGCTGATCTTTGCATTCCTGACACTCACCCTGATGGCCAATCAGGTGGCGACGGGTCTTGCGCTCACGATCTTCGGGGTTGGTTTTTCAGCCCTCGTCGGATCGGGGTTTGTCGGCTTTGCGATTGATCCGCTGCCAGCCCTTTCGATCCCGGGCATCAGTGCCATTCCGATCATCGGCCCGATCCTGTTTGGTCAGGACTTCCTGGTTTATCTGTCAATTGCGGCTGTGATCGGGATTTGGTGGTTTCTTGTCAAATCGCGTGCGGGTCTCATTCTTAAGGCCGTTGGGGATTCCCATCATTCGGCGCATGCGATTGGCTATTCGGTGATCAAGATCCGCTATCTTGCCACCATGTTTGGCGGGGCGATGGCAGGCCTTGGTGGCGCGTATCTGTCGCTTTCATACACGCCGATGTGGGCAGAAAACATGACGGCTGGTCGTGGCTGGATCGCGCTGGCGTTGGTGGTGTTTGCCACGTGGCGTCCGGGACGTCTGGTTGCCGGGGCCTATATGTTTGGCCTGATTTCAGTGATGCAGCTGCATGCCCAGGGTGCTGGTGTTCATGTGCCCAGCCAGTTCATGTCGATGTTGCCGTATCTGGCGACCGTAATCGTGCTGGTGATTATTTCCAGTGACCGTGCGAAAATCAGACTGAATGCGCCGGCCTGTATTGGTCAGGCGTTCAGGGCCGCCCAATAG
- a CDS encoding ABC transporter permease encodes MVRLEPRRQHSQAMVYLSPVLAILMTLVVGGIIFAFMGKNPFDALYTFFILPINNSYGISELFVKATPLVIIAVGLAMGFRANVWNIGAEGQLTMGAIFGGGLALYFHDSESVLLLPAMFVLGALGGAFWGAIPALLRTRFNANEILTSLMLTYVATLFLSFLVHGPWRNPEGFNFPESRPFPDAGLLPIIFEGSRVHLGTAVAVFVVIAGWLLLSKSVIGFQLRVVGKAPQAARHVGFRQKRMVWFTLLLGGALAGLAGLFEVSGPIGQLQPSISPGYGFTAIIVAFLGRLHPVGILFGGLIMALTYLGGELAQITLGLPNAVTGLFQGILLFFLLASDVLTKYRIRFGSIAAKGRTA; translated from the coding sequence TTGGTCAGGCTTGAACCCCGTCGCCAGCATTCACAGGCGATGGTTTATCTGTCGCCGGTTCTGGCAATCCTTATGACGCTTGTCGTCGGCGGGATCATCTTTGCCTTTATGGGCAAGAATCCGTTTGACGCGCTTTATACGTTTTTCATTCTGCCGATCAATAACAGCTACGGCATTTCCGAGCTGTTCGTGAAGGCGACCCCGCTTGTCATCATTGCGGTCGGTCTTGCCATGGGGTTCCGGGCGAATGTCTGGAACATCGGGGCGGAAGGCCAGTTGACCATGGGGGCGATTTTCGGCGGTGGTCTGGCGCTTTATTTCCATGACAGCGAAAGCGTGCTTTTGCTGCCGGCCATGTTTGTGCTGGGCGCCCTGGGCGGCGCGTTTTGGGGGGCGATCCCGGCATTGCTGCGCACGCGCTTTAACGCCAATGAAATTCTGACCAGCCTGATGCTGACCTATGTCGCAACGCTGTTTCTAAGCTTCCTCGTTCATGGTCCGTGGCGTAACCCGGAAGGCTTCAACTTCCCGGAATCACGCCCGTTCCCGGATGCCGGTTTGCTTCCGATCATCTTTGAAGGATCGCGTGTGCATCTTGGTACGGCCGTTGCGGTGTTTGTCGTGATTGCCGGTTGGTTGTTGCTGTCAAAATCGGTGATCGGGTTCCAGTTGCGCGTTGTCGGCAAGGCCCCGCAGGCTGCCCGCCATGTCGGGTTCCGTCAAAAACGCATGGTCTGGTTTACCCTTCTTCTGGGCGGTGCGCTGGCCGGTTTGGCCGGTTTGTTTGAGGTGTCCGGCCCCATCGGGCAGCTTCAGCCATCGATCTCGCCCGGTTATGGCTTTACAGCGATTATCGTGGCCTTCCTTGGGCGTTTGCATCCGGTGGGCATTTTGTTTGGCGGTTTGATCATGGCGCTGACCTATTTGGGGGGCGAACTGGCGCAAATTACACTCGGCCTGCCCAATGCTGTGACCGGTCTGTTCCAGGGCATCTTGCTGTTCTTCCTGCTGGCCAGTGATGTCTTGACCAAATACCGCATTCGTTTCGGCTCCATCGCGGCAAAAGGGAGAACCGCATAA
- a CDS encoding ABC transporter ATP-binding protein, producing the protein MGVATVTSTTGEAGANTVKGAGGPAQLEVRGVTKAFPGCLANDDISFRIEPGEIHALLGENGAGKSTLVKIIYGVLQADEGELIWEGNPVTIASPHDAREMGIGLVFQHFSLFETMTVLENIALAMNDVRDMDALRKQVLEVEKTYGLPLDPDRHVYTLSVGERQRIEIVRCLLQNPKLLILDEPTSVLTPQEVEKLFETLRRLADEGCAILYISHKLHEVKALCQKATVLRGGKVVGGCDPREETAKSMAEMMIGQKLTAPDRGKSREFGDVRLAVSNLSLESDEQFGTDLKGINLEVRGGEIMGVAGVAGNGQNELFRALAGETEQQAAPDSIKIDGKSVAHFGPRRRRRLGATFVPEERNGHGAVPDMSLSENGFLTAFRRMALSARGLIREVPTKSFADNIIKTFDVRTTGSGAEAGSLSGGNLQKFIVGREILQDPGVLVISQPTWGVDAGAASAIHQALLDLAAKGTAVLVISQDLDEIYAICDSVVVMAEGKMSKPRPMADVSIEEIGLLMGGLHDLEGNATPANNTQVEGGRVGQA; encoded by the coding sequence ATGGGGGTGGCAACAGTGACGTCAACGACCGGTGAAGCCGGGGCAAATACCGTGAAGGGGGCTGGTGGGCCTGCGCAATTGGAAGTGCGCGGCGTAACCAAGGCCTTTCCGGGCTGTCTGGCCAATGACGATATCAGTTTCCGTATCGAACCTGGTGAAATCCATGCGCTGTTGGGGGAAAACGGTGCTGGCAAAAGTACGCTTGTGAAAATCATCTATGGCGTGCTGCAGGCCGATGAGGGCGAGCTGATCTGGGAAGGCAATCCGGTCACGATCGCAAGCCCGCATGATGCGCGCGAAATGGGGATCGGTCTGGTGTTCCAGCATTTCTCGCTGTTTGAAACCATGACGGTTCTTGAAAACATTGCGCTAGCGATGAATGACGTGCGCGATATGGATGCGCTGCGCAAGCAGGTGCTTGAGGTTGAAAAGACCTATGGCCTGCCGCTTGATCCGGATCGTCATGTTTACACGCTGTCGGTCGGTGAACGTCAGCGCATCGAAATCGTGCGTTGTTTGTTGCAGAACCCAAAACTTCTGATCCTGGACGAGCCGACCTCGGTCCTGACGCCGCAAGAAGTCGAAAAGTTGTTTGAGACGCTGCGTCGTTTGGCCGATGAAGGCTGTGCAATCCTTTATATCAGCCACAAGCTGCATGAAGTGAAGGCGCTGTGCCAGAAGGCAACTGTACTGCGCGGTGGCAAGGTTGTTGGCGGTTGTGACCCGCGCGAAGAAACCGCAAAATCGATGGCCGAAATGATGATCGGCCAGAAACTGACCGCGCCAGATCGGGGTAAATCCCGCGAATTTGGCGATGTCCGGCTTGCGGTTTCCAATCTGTCGCTTGAAAGTGATGAACAGTTCGGTACCGACCTTAAGGGGATTAATCTTGAGGTGCGCGGTGGTGAAATCATGGGTGTTGCCGGGGTTGCCGGCAATGGGCAGAACGAATTGTTCCGCGCCCTTGCCGGCGAAACCGAACAGCAAGCGGCCCCGGACAGTATCAAGATCGATGGCAAATCGGTCGCCCATTTCGGCCCGCGCCGCCGTCGTCGACTGGGCGCGACGTTCGTGCCCGAAGAACGCAACGGACATGGTGCCGTGCCCGATATGAGCCTGTCGGAAAACGGTTTTTTGACCGCGTTCCGGCGGATGGCGCTTTCGGCACGCGGTCTGATCCGCGAAGTCCCGACCAAGTCGTTTGCCGATAACATCATCAAGACATTTGATGTGCGCACCACTGGTTCCGGGGCAGAGGCCGGATCGCTTTCGGGTGGCAACCTTCAGAAATTTATTGTCGGGCGCGAGATTTTGCAGGACCCGGGTGTTCTGGTGATTTCCCAGCCGACCTGGGGCGTTGATGCCGGGGCGGCCAGTGCCATTCATCAGGCATTGCTGGATCTGGCGGCGAAGGGCACAGCGGTTCTGGTGATTTCGCAGGATCTGGACGAGATTTATGCCATTTGTGATTCGGTGGTGGTGATGGCGGAAGGCAAAATGTCCAAACCGCGTCCGATGGCCGATGTCAGCATCGAGGAAATTGGTCTGTTGATGGGGGGGCTTCATGATCTTGAAGGCAACGCGACCCCGGCGAACAACACGCAAGTAGAGGGAGGTCGCGTTGGTCAGGCTTGA
- a CDS encoding nucleoside deaminase gives MCDAKGHMRHAVDLSRQKMDEGCGGPFGAIIVRNGEVIAEGWNNVTSQNDPTAHAEVSAIRAACAKLGTFNLSGCEIYTSCEPCPMCLSAIYWARLDKIYYANGREDAAAIGFDDQFLYDEVAKPIEDRSLPIVHVDLPEAREVFAAWDAKADKIEY, from the coding sequence GTGTGTGACGCCAAGGGCCATATGCGCCATGCCGTGGATTTGTCGCGGCAAAAGATGGATGAGGGATGCGGTGGTCCGTTCGGGGCAATCATCGTTCGCAATGGCGAAGTGATTGCAGAAGGATGGAACAATGTGACATCCCAGAACGACCCGACCGCTCATGCCGAGGTCAGTGCCATTCGCGCGGCCTGTGCCAAGCTTGGCACGTTCAATCTGTCAGGCTGTGAAATCTATACCAGTTGCGAACCTTGCCCGATGTGCCTGTCTGCGATCTATTGGGCCCGTCTTGACAAGATCTATTATGCCAATGGTCGCGAAGATGCCGCTGCCATCGGATTTGATGATCAGTTTCTGTATGATGAGGTGGCAAAGCCGATCGAAGATCGTTCATTGCCAATTGTGCATGTCGATTTGCCCGAAGCGCGCGAAGTGTTTGCCGCCTGGGATGCGAAAGCCGACAAGATCGAATATTGA
- the xdhC gene encoding xanthine dehydrogenase accessory protein XdhC, translating into MALSRRDHIRLLSEPGPVMLVSVAAIRGSTPREVGAFMLITPDAISGTIGGGNLEHQVTRRVRDGFAQGVDTVTLAEIVRFPLGPGLGQCCGGSVEVGFHLLGGVAKETLRSFLTEIETAPVSADGHWVTVPTDCSDIARVSGAHAKMLSGSFGAARGGIVTLNGVETLCLRLDDARTPIWIFGAGHVGKAVVQALAPLPFDVHLIDSRDEFLAGVEGENVQVCQSDKPETEVADIPAGAHVLILTHNHALDFEICRAALVRDDLGFVGMIGSQTKRARFIRRLSDRGLSPVEIGRLTTPIGIQGITGKQPVVIAASVAAQVLSVREAQMAQTQMPKSASDGLGDA; encoded by the coding sequence ATGGCCCTGTCGCGGCGCGATCATATCAGGCTGTTGTCTGAACCCGGTCCGGTGATGCTGGTCAGTGTTGCGGCCATTCGCGGATCCACCCCGCGGGAAGTCGGCGCCTTCATGCTGATCACGCCGGATGCGATTTCGGGCACGATTGGTGGTGGCAACCTTGAACATCAGGTCACACGCCGGGTGCGTGACGGATTTGCCCAAGGTGTCGATACAGTAACCCTTGCCGAGATCGTGCGGTTTCCGTTGGGGCCGGGGCTTGGACAGTGTTGCGGTGGATCGGTCGAGGTCGGTTTTCATCTGTTGGGCGGTGTCGCGAAAGAGACGTTGCGCAGTTTTTTGACAGAGATCGAGACGGCACCGGTCAGTGCAGATGGCCATTGGGTAACCGTGCCGACTGATTGCAGCGACATCGCCCGGGTCAGTGGTGCGCATGCCAAGATGCTCTCGGGCAGTTTTGGTGCGGCCCGCGGCGGGATTGTTACGTTAAACGGGGTGGAAACGCTTTGTTTGCGCCTTGATGACGCGCGCACGCCGATTTGGATTTTTGGTGCCGGGCATGTCGGCAAGGCGGTTGTGCAGGCCTTGGCGCCGCTTCCGTTTGATGTTCACCTGATCGATTCGCGTGATGAATTTCTGGCGGGTGTTGAAGGCGAAAATGTTCAGGTTTGTCAAAGTGATAAGCCCGAGACTGAGGTCGCCGATATTCCGGCCGGGGCGCATGTTTTGATCTTAACGCACAACCATGCGCTTGATTTCGAGATCTGCCGGGCGGCTTTGGTGCGCGATGATCTTGGTTTTGTTGGCATGATCGGCAGCCAAACCAAGCGTGCACGCTTTATCCGACGTCTTTCTGATCGGGGGTTGAGCCCGGTTGAAATCGGTCGTCTGACCACTCCGATTGGAATTCAAGGCATTACCGGCAAACAGCCGGTGGTGATTGCGGCATCGGTTGCCGCACAGGTGTTATCGGTGCGTGAAGCACAGATGGCGCAGACGCAAATGCCAAAATCCGCATCAGACGGGTTGGGCGACGCTTAA